In Cryptomeria japonica chromosome 10, Sugi_1.0, whole genome shotgun sequence, a genomic segment contains:
- the LOC131859265 gene encoding uncharacterized mitochondrial protein AtMg00860-like, whose amino-acid sequence MPFGLTNVPATFQSCMNRVFQKQLRNFVLIFFDDILIYSRTWEEHLKHVEEVLSILESESLFTKESKCEFGMKELLYLGHIISVDGVKVDPKKIKAIVDWPPPENLTHLKGFLGLCGFYRRFVKGYSQNATPLTDLMKKGAFCWTEKAQTTFDKFKKIMSSCLVLAIPNFSKPFEL is encoded by the coding sequence atgccatttgggttgactaatgtTCCTGCTACCTTCCAGTCTTGTATGAATAGAGTCTTTCAAAAGCAGTTGAGGAACTTCGTGTTAATCTtttttgatgacattctgatctacaGCAGGACATGGGAAGAACACCTCAAGCACGTAGAGGAAGTGCTTAGCATCCTTGAATCGGAAAGTCTGTTTACCAAagaatccaaatgtgaatttggaatgaaggagcTACTTTACCTTGGTCACATAATTAGTGTTGATGGAGTGAAGGTTGATCCCAAAAAGATCAAGGCAATAGTTGATTGGCCACCCCCAGAGAACTTGACTCATTTGAAAGGGTTCTTGGGTCTTTGTGGTTTTTACAGAAGATTTGTGAAGGGCTATTCACAGAATGCTACTCCTCTTACTGACCTCATGAAAAAGGGAGCTTTTTGTTGGACAGAAAAGGCTCAAACTACTTTTGATAAGTTTAAGAAGATCATGAGCTCTTGTCTAGTTTTGGCAATTCCAAATTTCTCCAAGCCCTTCGAGCTATAG